One stretch of Solenopsis invicta isolate M01_SB chromosome 16, UNIL_Sinv_3.0, whole genome shotgun sequence DNA includes these proteins:
- the LOC105204825 gene encoding fatty-acid amide hydrolase 2-B: protein MICYITDIMMLKGRILFCITNVIYAICRRTLLFIYKKPPCIPPITHPIYMLSATTLARKIRQREITSCEVVEAYIMRIKEVNTFINAVIDERFSDALIEAKNFDEQLKKSEFDIETLEKCKPLYGVPISIKECLAVKGLSHTGCTLPRKGIKADRDADIIEILRNAGAIPLCVTNTPEMCMGFDTTNRLYGRTCNPYDARYSSGGSSGGEGALLGAGASVIGIASDLAGSIRVPAFLNGIFGHKTTPGIIPNNGHFPYCDDTFFQMLLTVGPMAKYAEDLSLLMKVMTSKCNRDLRLDVPVDLRRIKIYYREGVGKTFGALPLSPQIEKCVQQAANHFKRYDIPVEKLPIEWPSIVHEVVLTGLLNIKNPPQLLLDANNPERQKNPIVEMMKALFGLSQHTKQMLAMTIPLKSHFPITKSEISYYSKQGDELRQKLLDLLGDDGVFIYPTLRNSVLPQFILYELMSFVSCGLFNIFGCPGTHVPMGLDHEGMPVGVQVIAAPYQDRLCLAVAKELEMAFGGWVPPSVSIG, encoded by the exons ATGATTTGTTACATTACAGACATAATGATGCTGAAAGGACGTATATTGTTCTGTATCACAAATGTTATATACGCAATATGTCGTCGGACCTTATTGTTCATTTACAAGAAGCCTCCATGCATACCGCCGATAACACATCCGATATACATGTTGAGTGCCACGACGCTCGCTAGAAAAATAAGACAAAGAGAG attacGAGCTGCGAAGTAGTGGAAGCGTATATTATGCGTATTAAAGAAGTGAATACATTCATAAACGCTGTCATCGACGAACGATTTTCCGATGCATTAATCGAGGCGAAAAATTTTGacgagcaattaaaaaaaagcgaATTTGATATAGAAACTTTAGAGAAATGTAAACCGCTGTACGGTGTTCCAATTAGCATTAAGGAGTGTCTAGCTGTAAAAG GCTTGAGTCACACAGGTTGCACTTTGCCTCGTAAAGGAATTAAGGCGGATCGCGATGCGGATATTATCGAGATTCTCCGAAATGCCGGCGCGATACCATTGTGCGTTACGAACACGCCAGAGATGTGCATGGGTTTCGATACCACAAATCGGCTGTATGGCCGCACTTGTAATCCTTATGACGCTAGGTATTCGTCCGGTGGATCATCCGGTGGAGAA GGTGCATTGCTCGGAGCAGGTGCTTCCGTGATAGGTATTGCTTCGGACCTGGCTGGCTCTATAAGAGTACCGGCTTTTCTAAATGGTATATTCGGGCACAAAACCACGCCTG GAATTATTCCGAATAATGGACACTTCCCATACTGCGATGACACGTTCTTTCAAATGCTCCTAACCGTCGGTCCAATGGCCAAATACGCCGAAGATCTCAGCCTGCTTATGAAAGTGATGACATCGAAGTGCAATCGCGACCTACGTCTAGATGTGCCGGTGGACTTGAGGCGAATAAAGATCTACTACCGAGAAGGTGTGGGCAAGACGTTTGGCGCACTGCCATTGTCGCCGCAAATTGAGAAATGCGTTCAGCAAGCCGCTAATCATTTTAAGCGATATGATATTCCGGTGGAGAAG TTACCGATAGAATGGCCATCGATAGTTCACGAAGTAGTGCTAACTGGACTCTTGAATATAAAGAATCCCCCTCAATTGCTGCTGGATGCGAACAATCCCGAG CGCCAGAAAAATCCAATCGTCGAAATGATGAAAGCTCTATTCGGCTTGTCGCAACACACGAAGCAGATGCTTGCTATGACTATACCGCTTAAATCGCATTTTCCAATCACGAAATCAGAGATATCGTATTACTCGAAACAGGGAGACGAGCTACGACAGAAACTATTG GATCTATTGGGGGATGACGGAGTATTTATCTACCCGACTTTACGAAACTCGGTTCTTCCGCAATTTATCCTGTACGAACTAATGTCCTTTGTAAGCTGCggtttattcaatattttcggCTGTCCCGGGACGCACGTCCCGATGGGGTTGGATCATGAAGGGATGCCAGTAGGCGTTCAG GTCATAGCCGCGCCTTATCAAGACCGTCTCTGTCTGGCGGTTGCAAAAGAGCTGGAGATGGCCTTCGGTGGATGGGTGCCACCATCGGTATCGATAGGGTGA